The following are encoded in a window of Dioscorea cayenensis subsp. rotundata cultivar TDr96_F1 chromosome 16, TDr96_F1_v2_PseudoChromosome.rev07_lg8_w22 25.fasta, whole genome shotgun sequence genomic DNA:
- the LOC120279002 gene encoding rop guanine nucleotide exchange factor 14-like isoform X6 encodes MMRRLACCRRHNRDISIDFDENNRVVTYNGLESFILNSCSHDNISGNSGMMSGPDGCVTTTDLLDEDSTSCSSSKDASGSSFSSQCLASNKKEKEEEEQPLHDLDILSCLDRVCPKGKAQPTAYLLCISDVEVMKEKFAKLLLGEDVSGGTRGISTALALSNAIINLSACVFGELWKLEPLSEERKKRWRREMDWLLSPINYMVELVPAKQNGVNGRMLEVEVEVMTSKARSDVHDVLDSMVDTEFWYSEGGSRAEGWSSTPDSRPSKRWWLPSPRVPESGLSTSQRKRLGCQGKLVHQVLKAAKSINEQVLLQMPIPTAVKDALPKSGKSSLGKGLYHAITAEFCSIEEIMLSLNLKSEHCVLETVNRLEGAIFAWRHRISEQPPLPCKKSPIRYPWHLIRDARSQAQRMEAALERAETILCILKMRFPNLPQTFIDVTKVQDNKDVGHSIVEAYSRVLVSIAFRILSRIGDILQEDEVKKPSTPIATLRFDFSSDVYLAGITETPPGHIRRSLIDQMNIVDGRICNSIAVKTPKDLHLFTVISQ; translated from the exons ATGATGAGGAGATTAGCTTGCTGTCGCCGCCACAACAGAGACATCAGCATCGACTTTGACGAGAATAATC GTGTAGTGACTTATAATGGGCTTGAGAGTTTCATCCTCAACAGCTGCTCCCACGACAACATCAGTGGCAACAGTGGCATGATGAGTGGTCCTGATGGCTGTGTCACTACTACTGATTTATTGGATGAGGATTCCACGAGTTGCTCCTCTAGCAAGGATGCGTCTGGCTCCTCTTTCTCCTCCCAATGCTTGGCATCtaacaaaaaggaaaaggaagaggAGGAGCAGCCTCTGCATGACTTGGATATCCTAAGCTGCCTTGATCGTGTCTGTCCCAAGGGGAAGGCTCAGCCTACTGCTTACTTATTGTGCATATCTGATGTTGAGGTCATGAAGGAGAAATTTGCAAAGTTGTTACTGGGTGAAGATGTTTCAGGGGGAACTCGAGGGATCAGCACTGCTTTGGCATTGTCCAATGCCATCATAAACCTCTCAG CATGTGTTTTTGGGGAACTGTGGAAATTGGAGCCCCTGTCCgaggaaagaaagaagaggtGGCGGAGAGAGATGGACTGGCTGCTCTCCCCTATCAACTACATGGTTGAATTGGTTCCTGCAAAACAAAATGGTGTCAATGGCCGCATGTTAGAGGTAGAGGTAGAG GTAATGACCTCAAAAGCTCGTTCAGATGTTCAC GACGTTTTGGATTCCATGGTGGACACTGAGTTTTGGTACTCTGAGGGAGGCAGCAGAGCAGAAGGTTGGAGTAGTACTCCTGACTCTAGACCAAGCAAAAGATGGTGGCTGCCATCTCCACGAGTTCCTGAGTCTGGGCTATCGACATCTCAACGCAAAAGGCTTGGTTGTCAAGGGAAGCTTGTCCATCAAGTCCTCAAGGCTGCAAAATCCATTAATGAACAAGTTTTGCTTCAAATGCCCATTCCGACTGCTGTCAAAGATGCTCTTCCAAAG TCAGGAAAGTCAAGCTTGGGAAAAGGTCTCTACCATGCAATAACTGCTGAATTCTGCTCCATTGAGGAAATCATGCTCTCCCTCAATTTGAAGAGTGAGCACTGTGTGCTTGAGACTGTCAACAGGTTAGAGGGAGCAATCTTTGCATGGAGACACAGGATTTCAGAGCAGCCGCCGCTGCCATGCAAAAAATCACCAATCCGTTATCCGTGGCATTTGATACGCGACGCCAGATCACAAGCACAAAGGATGGAGGCAGCACTGGAAAGAGCAGAAACGATTCTTTGCATCCTCAAGATGAGATTTCCAAACTTGCCTCAAACTTTTATAGATGTTACCAAAGTCCAGGACAACAAG GATGTGGGGCATTCGATAGTGGAAGCATACTCGAGGGTGCTCGTGAGCATAGCGTTCAGAATACTGTCGAGGATTGGAGACATCTTGCAAGAAGATGAAGTGAAGAAGCCGAGCACTCCAATTGCCACTCTCAGATTTGACTTTTCTTCAGATGTGTACCTTGCTGGTATTACTGAAACACCACCAGGCCACATCAGGCGCTCCCTCATTGACCAGATGAACATTGTTGATGGCCGCATTTGCAATTCCATCGCTGTTAAAACTCCCAAGGATTTGCACTTGTTCACCGTCATCAGtcaatag
- the LOC120279002 gene encoding rop guanine nucleotide exchange factor 14-like isoform X7, whose amino-acid sequence MMRRLACCRRHNRDISIDFDENNRVVTYNGLESFILNSCSHDNISGNSGMMSGPDGCVTTTDLLDEDSTSCSSSKDASGSSFSSQCLASNKKEKEEEEQPLHDLDILSCLDRVCPKGKAQPTAYLLCISDVEVMKEKFAKLLLGEDVSGGTRGISTALALSNAIINLSACVFGELWKLEPLSEERKKRWRREMDWLLSPINYMVELVPAKQNGVNGRMLEVMTSKARSDVHDVLDSMVDTEFWYSEGGSRAEGWSSTPDSRPSKRWWLPSPRVPESGLSTSQRKRLGCQGKLVHQVLKAAKSINEQVLLQMPIPTAVKDALPKSGKSSLGKGLYHAITAEFCSIEEIMLSLNLKSEHCVLETVNRLEGAIFAWRHRISEQPPLPCKKSPIRYPWHLIRDARSQAQRMEAALERAETILCILKMRFPNLPQTFIDVTKVQDNKDVGHSIVEAYSRVLVSIAFRILSRIGDILQEDEVKKPSTPIATLRFDFSSDVYLAGITETPPGHIRRSLIDQMNIVDGRICNSIAVKTPKDLHLFTVISQ is encoded by the exons ATGATGAGGAGATTAGCTTGCTGTCGCCGCCACAACAGAGACATCAGCATCGACTTTGACGAGAATAATC GTGTAGTGACTTATAATGGGCTTGAGAGTTTCATCCTCAACAGCTGCTCCCACGACAACATCAGTGGCAACAGTGGCATGATGAGTGGTCCTGATGGCTGTGTCACTACTACTGATTTATTGGATGAGGATTCCACGAGTTGCTCCTCTAGCAAGGATGCGTCTGGCTCCTCTTTCTCCTCCCAATGCTTGGCATCtaacaaaaaggaaaaggaagaggAGGAGCAGCCTCTGCATGACTTGGATATCCTAAGCTGCCTTGATCGTGTCTGTCCCAAGGGGAAGGCTCAGCCTACTGCTTACTTATTGTGCATATCTGATGTTGAGGTCATGAAGGAGAAATTTGCAAAGTTGTTACTGGGTGAAGATGTTTCAGGGGGAACTCGAGGGATCAGCACTGCTTTGGCATTGTCCAATGCCATCATAAACCTCTCAG CATGTGTTTTTGGGGAACTGTGGAAATTGGAGCCCCTGTCCgaggaaagaaagaagaggtGGCGGAGAGAGATGGACTGGCTGCTCTCCCCTATCAACTACATGGTTGAATTGGTTCCTGCAAAACAAAATGGTGTCAATGGCCGCATGTTAGAG GTAATGACCTCAAAAGCTCGTTCAGATGTTCAC GACGTTTTGGATTCCATGGTGGACACTGAGTTTTGGTACTCTGAGGGAGGCAGCAGAGCAGAAGGTTGGAGTAGTACTCCTGACTCTAGACCAAGCAAAAGATGGTGGCTGCCATCTCCACGAGTTCCTGAGTCTGGGCTATCGACATCTCAACGCAAAAGGCTTGGTTGTCAAGGGAAGCTTGTCCATCAAGTCCTCAAGGCTGCAAAATCCATTAATGAACAAGTTTTGCTTCAAATGCCCATTCCGACTGCTGTCAAAGATGCTCTTCCAAAG TCAGGAAAGTCAAGCTTGGGAAAAGGTCTCTACCATGCAATAACTGCTGAATTCTGCTCCATTGAGGAAATCATGCTCTCCCTCAATTTGAAGAGTGAGCACTGTGTGCTTGAGACTGTCAACAGGTTAGAGGGAGCAATCTTTGCATGGAGACACAGGATTTCAGAGCAGCCGCCGCTGCCATGCAAAAAATCACCAATCCGTTATCCGTGGCATTTGATACGCGACGCCAGATCACAAGCACAAAGGATGGAGGCAGCACTGGAAAGAGCAGAAACGATTCTTTGCATCCTCAAGATGAGATTTCCAAACTTGCCTCAAACTTTTATAGATGTTACCAAAGTCCAGGACAACAAG GATGTGGGGCATTCGATAGTGGAAGCATACTCGAGGGTGCTCGTGAGCATAGCGTTCAGAATACTGTCGAGGATTGGAGACATCTTGCAAGAAGATGAAGTGAAGAAGCCGAGCACTCCAATTGCCACTCTCAGATTTGACTTTTCTTCAGATGTGTACCTTGCTGGTATTACTGAAACACCACCAGGCCACATCAGGCGCTCCCTCATTGACCAGATGAACATTGTTGATGGCCGCATTTGCAATTCCATCGCTGTTAAAACTCCCAAGGATTTGCACTTGTTCACCGTCATCAGtcaatag
- the LOC120279002 gene encoding rop guanine nucleotide exchange factor 14-like isoform X5 → MMRRLACCRRHNRDISIDFDENNRVVTYNGLESFILNSCSHDNISGNSGMMSGPDGCVTTTDLLDEDSTSCSSSKDASGSSFSSQCLASNKKEKEEEEQPLHDLDILSCLDRVCPKGKAQPTAYLLCISDVEVMKEKFAKLLLGEDVSGGTRGISTALALSNAIINLSACVFGELWKLEPLSEERKKRWRREMDWLLSPINYMVELVPAKQNGVNGRMLEVEVEVEVMTSKARSDVHDVLDSMVDTEFWYSEGGSRAEGWSSTPDSRPSKRWWLPSPRVPESGLSTSQRKRLGCQGKLVHQVLKAAKSINEQVLLQMPIPTAVKDALPKSGKSSLGKGLYHAITAEFCSIEEIMLSLNLKSEHCVLETVNRLEGAIFAWRHRISEQPPLPCKKSPIRYPWHLIRDARSQAQRMEAALERAETILCILKMRFPNLPQTFIDVTKVQDNKDVGHSIVEAYSRVLVSIAFRILSRIGDILQEDEVKKPSTPIATLRFDFSSDVYLAGITETPPGHIRRSLIDQMNIVDGRICNSIAVKTPKDLHLFTVISQ, encoded by the exons ATGATGAGGAGATTAGCTTGCTGTCGCCGCCACAACAGAGACATCAGCATCGACTTTGACGAGAATAATC GTGTAGTGACTTATAATGGGCTTGAGAGTTTCATCCTCAACAGCTGCTCCCACGACAACATCAGTGGCAACAGTGGCATGATGAGTGGTCCTGATGGCTGTGTCACTACTACTGATTTATTGGATGAGGATTCCACGAGTTGCTCCTCTAGCAAGGATGCGTCTGGCTCCTCTTTCTCCTCCCAATGCTTGGCATCtaacaaaaaggaaaaggaagaggAGGAGCAGCCTCTGCATGACTTGGATATCCTAAGCTGCCTTGATCGTGTCTGTCCCAAGGGGAAGGCTCAGCCTACTGCTTACTTATTGTGCATATCTGATGTTGAGGTCATGAAGGAGAAATTTGCAAAGTTGTTACTGGGTGAAGATGTTTCAGGGGGAACTCGAGGGATCAGCACTGCTTTGGCATTGTCCAATGCCATCATAAACCTCTCAG CATGTGTTTTTGGGGAACTGTGGAAATTGGAGCCCCTGTCCgaggaaagaaagaagaggtGGCGGAGAGAGATGGACTGGCTGCTCTCCCCTATCAACTACATGGTTGAATTGGTTCCTGCAAAACAAAATGGTGTCAATGGCCGCATGTTAGAGGTAGAGGTAGAGGTAGAG GTAATGACCTCAAAAGCTCGTTCAGATGTTCAC GACGTTTTGGATTCCATGGTGGACACTGAGTTTTGGTACTCTGAGGGAGGCAGCAGAGCAGAAGGTTGGAGTAGTACTCCTGACTCTAGACCAAGCAAAAGATGGTGGCTGCCATCTCCACGAGTTCCTGAGTCTGGGCTATCGACATCTCAACGCAAAAGGCTTGGTTGTCAAGGGAAGCTTGTCCATCAAGTCCTCAAGGCTGCAAAATCCATTAATGAACAAGTTTTGCTTCAAATGCCCATTCCGACTGCTGTCAAAGATGCTCTTCCAAAG TCAGGAAAGTCAAGCTTGGGAAAAGGTCTCTACCATGCAATAACTGCTGAATTCTGCTCCATTGAGGAAATCATGCTCTCCCTCAATTTGAAGAGTGAGCACTGTGTGCTTGAGACTGTCAACAGGTTAGAGGGAGCAATCTTTGCATGGAGACACAGGATTTCAGAGCAGCCGCCGCTGCCATGCAAAAAATCACCAATCCGTTATCCGTGGCATTTGATACGCGACGCCAGATCACAAGCACAAAGGATGGAGGCAGCACTGGAAAGAGCAGAAACGATTCTTTGCATCCTCAAGATGAGATTTCCAAACTTGCCTCAAACTTTTATAGATGTTACCAAAGTCCAGGACAACAAG GATGTGGGGCATTCGATAGTGGAAGCATACTCGAGGGTGCTCGTGAGCATAGCGTTCAGAATACTGTCGAGGATTGGAGACATCTTGCAAGAAGATGAAGTGAAGAAGCCGAGCACTCCAATTGCCACTCTCAGATTTGACTTTTCTTCAGATGTGTACCTTGCTGGTATTACTGAAACACCACCAGGCCACATCAGGCGCTCCCTCATTGACCAGATGAACATTGTTGATGGCCGCATTTGCAATTCCATCGCTGTTAAAACTCCCAAGGATTTGCACTTGTTCACCGTCATCAGtcaatag
- the LOC120279002 gene encoding rop guanine nucleotide exchange factor 14-like isoform X2, giving the protein MMRRLACCRRHNRDISIDFDENNRVVTYNGLESFILNSCSHDNISGNSGMMSGPDGCVTTTDLLDEDSTSCSSSKDASGSSFSSQCLASNKKEKEEEEQPLHDLDILSCLDRVCPKGKAQPTAYLLCISDVEVMKEKFAKLLLGEDVSGGTRGISTALALSNAIINLSACVFGELWKLEPLSEERKKRWRREMDWLLSPINYMVELVPAKQNGVNGRMLEVEVEVMTSKARSDVHVSLPALQKLDTMLIDVLDSMVDTEFWYSEGGSRAEGWSSTPDSRPSKRWWLPSPRVPESGLSTSQRKRLGCQGKLVHQVLKAAKSINEQVLLQMPIPTAVKDALPKSGKSSLGKGLYHAITAEFCSIEEIMLSLNLKSEHCVLETVNRLEGAIFAWRHRISEQPPLPCKKSPIRYPWHLIRDARSQAQRMEAALERAETILCILKMRFPNLPQTFIDVTKVQDNKDVGHSIVEAYSRVLVSIAFRILSRIGDILQEDEVKKPSTPIATLRFDFSSDVYLAGITETPPGHIRRSLIDQMNIVDGRICNSIAVKTPKDLHLFTVISQ; this is encoded by the exons ATGATGAGGAGATTAGCTTGCTGTCGCCGCCACAACAGAGACATCAGCATCGACTTTGACGAGAATAATC GTGTAGTGACTTATAATGGGCTTGAGAGTTTCATCCTCAACAGCTGCTCCCACGACAACATCAGTGGCAACAGTGGCATGATGAGTGGTCCTGATGGCTGTGTCACTACTACTGATTTATTGGATGAGGATTCCACGAGTTGCTCCTCTAGCAAGGATGCGTCTGGCTCCTCTTTCTCCTCCCAATGCTTGGCATCtaacaaaaaggaaaaggaagaggAGGAGCAGCCTCTGCATGACTTGGATATCCTAAGCTGCCTTGATCGTGTCTGTCCCAAGGGGAAGGCTCAGCCTACTGCTTACTTATTGTGCATATCTGATGTTGAGGTCATGAAGGAGAAATTTGCAAAGTTGTTACTGGGTGAAGATGTTTCAGGGGGAACTCGAGGGATCAGCACTGCTTTGGCATTGTCCAATGCCATCATAAACCTCTCAG CATGTGTTTTTGGGGAACTGTGGAAATTGGAGCCCCTGTCCgaggaaagaaagaagaggtGGCGGAGAGAGATGGACTGGCTGCTCTCCCCTATCAACTACATGGTTGAATTGGTTCCTGCAAAACAAAATGGTGTCAATGGCCGCATGTTAGAGGTAGAGGTAGAG GTAATGACCTCAAAAGCTCGTTCAGATGTTCACGTGAGTCTTCCTGCCCTTCAGAAACTTGATACCATGCTCATT GACGTTTTGGATTCCATGGTGGACACTGAGTTTTGGTACTCTGAGGGAGGCAGCAGAGCAGAAGGTTGGAGTAGTACTCCTGACTCTAGACCAAGCAAAAGATGGTGGCTGCCATCTCCACGAGTTCCTGAGTCTGGGCTATCGACATCTCAACGCAAAAGGCTTGGTTGTCAAGGGAAGCTTGTCCATCAAGTCCTCAAGGCTGCAAAATCCATTAATGAACAAGTTTTGCTTCAAATGCCCATTCCGACTGCTGTCAAAGATGCTCTTCCAAAG TCAGGAAAGTCAAGCTTGGGAAAAGGTCTCTACCATGCAATAACTGCTGAATTCTGCTCCATTGAGGAAATCATGCTCTCCCTCAATTTGAAGAGTGAGCACTGTGTGCTTGAGACTGTCAACAGGTTAGAGGGAGCAATCTTTGCATGGAGACACAGGATTTCAGAGCAGCCGCCGCTGCCATGCAAAAAATCACCAATCCGTTATCCGTGGCATTTGATACGCGACGCCAGATCACAAGCACAAAGGATGGAGGCAGCACTGGAAAGAGCAGAAACGATTCTTTGCATCCTCAAGATGAGATTTCCAAACTTGCCTCAAACTTTTATAGATGTTACCAAAGTCCAGGACAACAAG GATGTGGGGCATTCGATAGTGGAAGCATACTCGAGGGTGCTCGTGAGCATAGCGTTCAGAATACTGTCGAGGATTGGAGACATCTTGCAAGAAGATGAAGTGAAGAAGCCGAGCACTCCAATTGCCACTCTCAGATTTGACTTTTCTTCAGATGTGTACCTTGCTGGTATTACTGAAACACCACCAGGCCACATCAGGCGCTCCCTCATTGACCAGATGAACATTGTTGATGGCCGCATTTGCAATTCCATCGCTGTTAAAACTCCCAAGGATTTGCACTTGTTCACCGTCATCAGtcaatag
- the LOC120279002 gene encoding rop guanine nucleotide exchange factor 14-like isoform X3 produces MMRRLACCRRHNRDISIDFDENNRVVTYNGLESFILNSCSHDNISGNSGMMSGPDGCVTTTDLLDEDSTSCSSSKDASGSSFSSQCLASNKKEKEEEEQPLHDLDILSCLDRVCPKGKAQPTAYLLCISDVEVMKEKFAKLLLGEDVSGGTRGISTALALSNAIINLSACVFGELWKLEPLSEERKKRWRREMDWLLSPINYMVELVPAKQNGVNGRMLEVEVMTSKARSDVHVSLPALQKLDTMLIDVLDSMVDTEFWYSEGGSRAEGWSSTPDSRPSKRWWLPSPRVPESGLSTSQRKRLGCQGKLVHQVLKAAKSINEQVLLQMPIPTAVKDALPKSGKSSLGKGLYHAITAEFCSIEEIMLSLNLKSEHCVLETVNRLEGAIFAWRHRISEQPPLPCKKSPIRYPWHLIRDARSQAQRMEAALERAETILCILKMRFPNLPQTFIDVTKVQDNKDVGHSIVEAYSRVLVSIAFRILSRIGDILQEDEVKKPSTPIATLRFDFSSDVYLAGITETPPGHIRRSLIDQMNIVDGRICNSIAVKTPKDLHLFTVISQ; encoded by the exons ATGATGAGGAGATTAGCTTGCTGTCGCCGCCACAACAGAGACATCAGCATCGACTTTGACGAGAATAATC GTGTAGTGACTTATAATGGGCTTGAGAGTTTCATCCTCAACAGCTGCTCCCACGACAACATCAGTGGCAACAGTGGCATGATGAGTGGTCCTGATGGCTGTGTCACTACTACTGATTTATTGGATGAGGATTCCACGAGTTGCTCCTCTAGCAAGGATGCGTCTGGCTCCTCTTTCTCCTCCCAATGCTTGGCATCtaacaaaaaggaaaaggaagaggAGGAGCAGCCTCTGCATGACTTGGATATCCTAAGCTGCCTTGATCGTGTCTGTCCCAAGGGGAAGGCTCAGCCTACTGCTTACTTATTGTGCATATCTGATGTTGAGGTCATGAAGGAGAAATTTGCAAAGTTGTTACTGGGTGAAGATGTTTCAGGGGGAACTCGAGGGATCAGCACTGCTTTGGCATTGTCCAATGCCATCATAAACCTCTCAG CATGTGTTTTTGGGGAACTGTGGAAATTGGAGCCCCTGTCCgaggaaagaaagaagaggtGGCGGAGAGAGATGGACTGGCTGCTCTCCCCTATCAACTACATGGTTGAATTGGTTCCTGCAAAACAAAATGGTGTCAATGGCCGCATGTTAGAGGTAGAG GTAATGACCTCAAAAGCTCGTTCAGATGTTCACGTGAGTCTTCCTGCCCTTCAGAAACTTGATACCATGCTCATT GACGTTTTGGATTCCATGGTGGACACTGAGTTTTGGTACTCTGAGGGAGGCAGCAGAGCAGAAGGTTGGAGTAGTACTCCTGACTCTAGACCAAGCAAAAGATGGTGGCTGCCATCTCCACGAGTTCCTGAGTCTGGGCTATCGACATCTCAACGCAAAAGGCTTGGTTGTCAAGGGAAGCTTGTCCATCAAGTCCTCAAGGCTGCAAAATCCATTAATGAACAAGTTTTGCTTCAAATGCCCATTCCGACTGCTGTCAAAGATGCTCTTCCAAAG TCAGGAAAGTCAAGCTTGGGAAAAGGTCTCTACCATGCAATAACTGCTGAATTCTGCTCCATTGAGGAAATCATGCTCTCCCTCAATTTGAAGAGTGAGCACTGTGTGCTTGAGACTGTCAACAGGTTAGAGGGAGCAATCTTTGCATGGAGACACAGGATTTCAGAGCAGCCGCCGCTGCCATGCAAAAAATCACCAATCCGTTATCCGTGGCATTTGATACGCGACGCCAGATCACAAGCACAAAGGATGGAGGCAGCACTGGAAAGAGCAGAAACGATTCTTTGCATCCTCAAGATGAGATTTCCAAACTTGCCTCAAACTTTTATAGATGTTACCAAAGTCCAGGACAACAAG GATGTGGGGCATTCGATAGTGGAAGCATACTCGAGGGTGCTCGTGAGCATAGCGTTCAGAATACTGTCGAGGATTGGAGACATCTTGCAAGAAGATGAAGTGAAGAAGCCGAGCACTCCAATTGCCACTCTCAGATTTGACTTTTCTTCAGATGTGTACCTTGCTGGTATTACTGAAACACCACCAGGCCACATCAGGCGCTCCCTCATTGACCAGATGAACATTGTTGATGGCCGCATTTGCAATTCCATCGCTGTTAAAACTCCCAAGGATTTGCACTTGTTCACCGTCATCAGtcaatag
- the LOC120279002 gene encoding rop guanine nucleotide exchange factor 14-like isoform X1: MMRRLACCRRHNRDISIDFDENNRVVTYNGLESFILNSCSHDNISGNSGMMSGPDGCVTTTDLLDEDSTSCSSSKDASGSSFSSQCLASNKKEKEEEEQPLHDLDILSCLDRVCPKGKAQPTAYLLCISDVEVMKEKFAKLLLGEDVSGGTRGISTALALSNAIINLSACVFGELWKLEPLSEERKKRWRREMDWLLSPINYMVELVPAKQNGVNGRMLEVEVEVEVMTSKARSDVHVSLPALQKLDTMLIDVLDSMVDTEFWYSEGGSRAEGWSSTPDSRPSKRWWLPSPRVPESGLSTSQRKRLGCQGKLVHQVLKAAKSINEQVLLQMPIPTAVKDALPKSGKSSLGKGLYHAITAEFCSIEEIMLSLNLKSEHCVLETVNRLEGAIFAWRHRISEQPPLPCKKSPIRYPWHLIRDARSQAQRMEAALERAETILCILKMRFPNLPQTFIDVTKVQDNKDVGHSIVEAYSRVLVSIAFRILSRIGDILQEDEVKKPSTPIATLRFDFSSDVYLAGITETPPGHIRRSLIDQMNIVDGRICNSIAVKTPKDLHLFTVISQ, encoded by the exons ATGATGAGGAGATTAGCTTGCTGTCGCCGCCACAACAGAGACATCAGCATCGACTTTGACGAGAATAATC GTGTAGTGACTTATAATGGGCTTGAGAGTTTCATCCTCAACAGCTGCTCCCACGACAACATCAGTGGCAACAGTGGCATGATGAGTGGTCCTGATGGCTGTGTCACTACTACTGATTTATTGGATGAGGATTCCACGAGTTGCTCCTCTAGCAAGGATGCGTCTGGCTCCTCTTTCTCCTCCCAATGCTTGGCATCtaacaaaaaggaaaaggaagaggAGGAGCAGCCTCTGCATGACTTGGATATCCTAAGCTGCCTTGATCGTGTCTGTCCCAAGGGGAAGGCTCAGCCTACTGCTTACTTATTGTGCATATCTGATGTTGAGGTCATGAAGGAGAAATTTGCAAAGTTGTTACTGGGTGAAGATGTTTCAGGGGGAACTCGAGGGATCAGCACTGCTTTGGCATTGTCCAATGCCATCATAAACCTCTCAG CATGTGTTTTTGGGGAACTGTGGAAATTGGAGCCCCTGTCCgaggaaagaaagaagaggtGGCGGAGAGAGATGGACTGGCTGCTCTCCCCTATCAACTACATGGTTGAATTGGTTCCTGCAAAACAAAATGGTGTCAATGGCCGCATGTTAGAGGTAGAGGTAGAGGTAGAG GTAATGACCTCAAAAGCTCGTTCAGATGTTCACGTGAGTCTTCCTGCCCTTCAGAAACTTGATACCATGCTCATT GACGTTTTGGATTCCATGGTGGACACTGAGTTTTGGTACTCTGAGGGAGGCAGCAGAGCAGAAGGTTGGAGTAGTACTCCTGACTCTAGACCAAGCAAAAGATGGTGGCTGCCATCTCCACGAGTTCCTGAGTCTGGGCTATCGACATCTCAACGCAAAAGGCTTGGTTGTCAAGGGAAGCTTGTCCATCAAGTCCTCAAGGCTGCAAAATCCATTAATGAACAAGTTTTGCTTCAAATGCCCATTCCGACTGCTGTCAAAGATGCTCTTCCAAAG TCAGGAAAGTCAAGCTTGGGAAAAGGTCTCTACCATGCAATAACTGCTGAATTCTGCTCCATTGAGGAAATCATGCTCTCCCTCAATTTGAAGAGTGAGCACTGTGTGCTTGAGACTGTCAACAGGTTAGAGGGAGCAATCTTTGCATGGAGACACAGGATTTCAGAGCAGCCGCCGCTGCCATGCAAAAAATCACCAATCCGTTATCCGTGGCATTTGATACGCGACGCCAGATCACAAGCACAAAGGATGGAGGCAGCACTGGAAAGAGCAGAAACGATTCTTTGCATCCTCAAGATGAGATTTCCAAACTTGCCTCAAACTTTTATAGATGTTACCAAAGTCCAGGACAACAAG GATGTGGGGCATTCGATAGTGGAAGCATACTCGAGGGTGCTCGTGAGCATAGCGTTCAGAATACTGTCGAGGATTGGAGACATCTTGCAAGAAGATGAAGTGAAGAAGCCGAGCACTCCAATTGCCACTCTCAGATTTGACTTTTCTTCAGATGTGTACCTTGCTGGTATTACTGAAACACCACCAGGCCACATCAGGCGCTCCCTCATTGACCAGATGAACATTGTTGATGGCCGCATTTGCAATTCCATCGCTGTTAAAACTCCCAAGGATTTGCACTTGTTCACCGTCATCAGtcaatag